One stretch of Chiroxiphia lanceolata isolate bChiLan1 chromosome 1, bChiLan1.pri, whole genome shotgun sequence DNA includes these proteins:
- the PTPN23 gene encoding tyrosine-protein phosphatase non-receptor type 23, translating to MEAVPRMPMIWLDLKEAGEFAFNAAVKKFVLKNYGENPENYNEELRKLELLRQSAVSVPRDFEGCSTLRKYLGQLHFLQSRIPMGAGQDAAVPVTWTEIFSGKVVTHEDIKYEQACVLYNLGALHSMLGAMDKRVSEEGMKVSCTHFQCAAGAFTYLRDHFPHSYSVDMSHQILSLNINLMLGQAQECLLEKSMLDNRKSFLVARISAQVVDYYKEACRALENSETAALLGKIQKDWKKLVQMKIYYFAAVAHLHMGKQAEEQQKFGERVIYFQSALDKLNEAIKLAKGQPDTVQEALRFTMDVIGGKYNSAKKDNDFIYHEAVPALDTLQSVKGAPLVKALPVNPTDPAVTGPDIFAKLVPMAAHEASSLYSEEKAKLLRDVMAKIEAKNEVLDQFMDSMQLDPETVDNLDMYNHIPAVLMEKCAALSVRPDTVRNLVQSMQVLSGVFTDVEASLKEIRDLLEEDEAQERKLQELLGRVPPAPGSPPGLAEVSKECSKYLELHEKASFTNTELHRAMNLHLGNLRLLSGPLEQVRAALPTPTLSEDDKQVLQNLKRILAKVQEMRDQRMSLEQQLREMIQKDDITTSLVTADRSEMKKLFEEQLRKYDQLKVYLEQNLAAQENVLKALTDANVKYAAVRKGLAEVEHKWNTTVQTLVASYEAYEDLMKKSQEGKDFYTDLEGKAAKLLERARAVCQASQAQRQQLLERELKKQPPPRPTAPKPPLQKKALELEPGGSEAADLGSLGLPDLPEELRSLPPELLPGPLAQLPPPALAALAGGLRPPEPFVPPGGVASAPLPPLAPTPPFPGHYRLPGPPGPFPPAGGAPGQLLQPSAPAGPVPSSAPAPPQLFPAAPLIRAPGQPAFGGPHVPPPRSSPQHGALPAYGLGQPGGAPGPLRPPGPGAAPLGALPGAGGPEPPGTRPATTTVDSVHAPISSCTAPPRGPPGPFLPPQRPAGPPAPFPYPAGGVRPFVAPAQHPFPPAQPPHTFAPAQAPQQFPPGPFLPPAQAPLPFQPPPRPSLAPPAQFPQQPFAGPGGQLPPPAPGQPPLPPQLYQLPGQDQLPPPGLAPHPGAVPFPRAPAQGGPAALGGLPAVPTGSPALPFCPSPAPPGTQLPPGSMAAPNQAPPPSPVPGTVVVQGPLVPSPAPSPVPALPVQPPAPRPPPAGDAAFPRQSPCPADLLSSSPESQPGGAAAGGLLQPTKAGAQEGQRPRAVQVIEADPYAEPERVQRLRAELERFRAAAERLERPVPGGGSELDALWKELQEAQERDARQRSIAIARCYSMKNRHQDIMPYDRNRVVLCSGKDDYINASRVEDLSPYCPALIATQAPLLGTAADFWLMIYEQKVSVVVMLVSEQELDKKVLRYFPSERGQPVAHGPLTLVLTSLRVTPTHVERMLTLQYRDQSLKRTVAHLQFTSWPELGLPDSKGSLLRFIQEVHGHYLHQRPLHTPVVVHCSSGVGRTGAFCLLYAAVQEVEAGKGIPDLPQLVRRMRQQRKHMLQEKLHLKFCFEAVLLHVEQVLLRHGVGTPALPKLPNSTSPKLYFQQDPQDLVLGGDVPISSIQATIAKLSIKPGGPSTEPGGGWGADPTSPPDPTDPEVPPVLPDGVVDGVGAPLPEPPAPGPPLPEAQGDAESSNHAGESPEGPGGPPEPPAAPPASSSSSLELLASLTPEAFSLDASLKGKQRMNKQNFLQAQPGEGLRGPRPSDDPLSMLDPLWTLNKA from the exons ATGGAGGCCGTGCCCCGCATGCCCATGATCTGGCTCGACCTCAAGGAGGCCGGGGAGTTCGCCTTCAACGCCGCCGTCAAGAAG TTTGTCCTGAAGAATTATGGGGAGAACCCCGAGAACTACAACGAGGAGCTGCggaagctggagctgctccgGCAG agcGCCGTCAGCGTTCCCAGGGATTTCGAGGGCTGCAGCACCCTGCGGAAGTACCTGGGCCAGCTGCACTTCCTGCAGAGCCGCATTCCCATGGGAGCGGGGCAGGACGCGGCCGTGCCCGTCACATG GACTGAGATCTTCTCGGGGAAGGTGGTGACACATGAGGACATCAAGTACGAGCAGGCCTGTGTTCTCTACAACCTGG gagCACTGCATTCCATGCTGGGAGCCATGGACAAGAGAGTGTCTGAGGAG GGCATGAAGGTTTCCTGCACCCACTTCCAGTGTGCTGCTGGTGCCTTCACCTACCTGCGGGATCACTTCCCACATTCCTACAGCGTGGACATGAGCCACCAGATCCTCAGCCTCAACATCAACCTCATGCTG GGCCAGGCACAGGAGTGTCTCCTGGAGAAGTCCATGCTGGACAACAGGAAGAGCTTCCTGGTGGCCCGGATCAGTGCCCAG gtgGTGGATTACTACAAGGAGGCCTGCAGGGCGCTGGAGAACTCGGAGACGGCGGCGCTGCTGGGCAAGATCCAGAAGGACTGGAAGAAGCTGGTGCAGATGAAGATCTACTACTTCGCTGCCGTGGCCCAC ctgcacaTGGGGAAGCAGGcggaggagcagcagaagtTTGGGGAGAGG GTCATCTACTTCCAGAGTGCTCTGGATAAGCTCAATGAAGCCATCAAGCTGGCAAAG GGCCAGCCTGACACCGTGCAGGAAGCCCTGAGGTTCACCATGGATGTGATTGGTGGGAA GTACAATTCTGCCAAGAAGGACAATGACTTCATCTACCACGAGGCCGTGCCCGCGCTGGACACCCTGCAGTCCGTCAAAG GTGCCCCCCTGGTGAAGGCTCTGCCCGTGAACCCCACGGACCCCGCGGTCACCGGCCCCGACATCTTTGCCAAGCTGGTGCCCATGGCTGCCCACGAGGCCTCGTCCCTGTACAG CGAGGAAAAGGCCAAACTGCTGCGGGACGTGATGGCCAAGATCGAGGCCAAGAACGAAGTGCTGGA CCAGTTCATGGACTCCATGCAGCTGGACCCCGAGACTGTGGACAACCTGGACATGTACAACCACATCCCGGCCGTGCTGATGGAGAAGTGTGCTGCCCTCAGCGTGCGCCCCGACACCGTCCGCAACCTCGTCCAGTCCATGCAGG TGCTCTCCGGGGTCTTCACGGACGTGGAGGCGTCGCTGAAGGAGATCCGGGACCTGCTGGAGGAGGACGAGGCGCAGGAGCggaagctgcaggagctgctggggcgGGTCCCGCCGGCACCAGGGTCCCCCCCGGGGCTGGCCGAGGTGAGCAAGGAGTGCTCCAAGTACCTGGAGCTGCACGAGAAGGCCAGTTTCACCAACACCGAGCTGCACCGCGCCATGAACCTGCACCTGGGCAACCTGCGCCTGCTCAGCGGCCCCCTGGAGCAGGTCCGGGCTGCACTGCCCACCCCCACCCTGAGCGAAG ACGACAAACAGGTGCTGCAGAACCTGAAGCGAATCCTGGCCAAGGTGCAGGAGATGCGGGACCAGCGGatgtccctggagcagcagctgcggGAGATGATCCAGAAGGACGACATCACCACCTCGCTGGTCACCGCCGACCGCTCCGAGATGAAG AAGCTCTttgaggagcagctcaggaagTACGACCAGCTCAAGGTGTACCTGGAGCAGAACCTGGCGGCGCAGGAGAACGTGCTCAAGGCCCTGACCGACGCCAACGTCAAGTACGCGGCCGTGCGCAAGGGCCTGGCCGAGGTGGAGCACAA gTGGAACACTACGGTCCAGACGCTGGTGGCCTCCTACGAGGCCTACGAGGACCTGATGAAGAAGTCCCAGGAGGGGAAGGATTTCTACACGGACCTGGAGGGGAAGGCAGCCAAGCTGCTGGAGCGGGCACGGGCCGTGTGCCAGGCCAGCCAGGCCCAGCGGCAGCAGCTGCTCGAGAG gGAGCTGAAGAAGCAGCCGCCCCCCCGGCCCACGGCCCCCAAGCCCCCCCTGCAGAAGAAGGCGCTGGAGCTGGAGCCCGGGGGCTCCGAGGCCGCAGATTTGGGCTCCCTGGGGCTGCCGGACCTGCCCGAGGAGCTGCGGAGCCTCCCCCCGGAGCTGCTGCCCGggcccctggcacagctgccccccCCAGCACTGGCCGCCCTGGCTGGGGGGCTGCGGCCCCCCGAGCCCTTTGTGCCGCCGGGGGGGGTGGCCAGTGCCCCGCTGCCCCCCCTGGCCCCCACGCCCCCGTTCCCGGGGCACTACCGCCTGCCCGGGCCCCCCGGCCCCTTTCCCCCCGCGGGGGGGGCCCcggggcagctcctgcagccctcGGCCCCGGCCGGGCCCGTGCCCAgctcggccccggccccgccccaGCTCTTCCCGGCCGCCCCCCTGATCCGCGCTCCGGGCCAGCCGGCCTTCGGGGGGCCCCACGTGCCGCCCCCGCGCTCGTCCCCCCAGCACGGGGCCCTGCCCGCCTACGGCCTGGGCCAGCCCGGGGGGGCCCCGGGCCCGCTccgcccccccggcccgggggcaGCTCCCCTGGGTGCCCTGCCGGGGGCGGGCGGCCCCGAGCCCCCGGGCACCCGCCCGGCCACCACCACGGTGGACAGTGTCCATGCCCCCATCTCCAGCTGCACCGCCCCTCCGCGGGGACCCCCGGGCCCCTTCCTGCCCCCCCAGCGCCCGGCGGGGCCCCCGGCCCCCTTCCCCTACCCCGCGGGAGGGGTTCGGCCCTTCGTGGCACCGGCTCAGCACCCCTTccccccggcacagcccccccACACCTTCGCCCCCGCCCAAGCCCCCCAGCAGTTCCCCCCGGGGCCGTTCCTGCCCCCGGCCCAGGCCCCGCTGCCCTTCCAGCCGCCCCCCCGGCCCTCCCTCGCCCCCCCGGCCCAGTTCCCCCAGCAGCCCTTCGCCGGTCCCGGGGGGCAGctgcccccccccgcccccgggcagcccccgctgcccccccaGCTCTaccagctcccagggcaggaccaGCTGCCCCCGCCGGGGCTCGCCCCGCACCCGGGGGCCGTGCCCTTCCCCAGGGCCCCTGCCCAGGGCGGTCCCGCGGCGCTGGGGGGGCTCCCGGCCGTGCCCACCGGCTCCCCCGCGCTGCCCTTctgccccagcccggcccccccgggcACTCAGCTGCCCCCCGGGTCCATGGCCGCCCCCAACCAGGCGCCCCCGCCCAGCCCCGTGCCGGGCACCGTGGTGGTCCAGGGCCCCCTGGTCCCGTCCCCGGCCCCCTCCCCGGTGCCGGCCCTGCCCGTGCAGCCCCCGGCGCCCCGTCCGCCGCCCGCGGGGGACGCGGCGTTCCCGCGGCAGAGCCCCTGCCCCGCGGACCTGCTGTCGTCCAGCCCCGAGAGCCagcccggcggggcggcggccggggggctgctgcagcccaccAAGGCGGGCGCGCAGGAGGGGCAGCGGCCGCGGGCCGTGCAGGTGATCGAGGCGGACCCGTACGCGGAGCCCGAGCGGGTGCAGCGGCTGCGGGCCGAGCTGGAGCGGTTCCGGGCCGCGGCCGAGCGGCTGGAGCGGCCCGTGCCCGGCGGCGGCTCCGAGCTGGACGCGCTctggaaggagctgcaggaggccCAGGAGCGGGACGCCCGCCAGCGCTCCATCGCCATCGCCCGCTGCTACTCCATGAAGAACCGGCACCAGGACATCATGCCCTACGACCGCAACCGCGTCGTGCTGTGCTCGGGCAAGGACGACTACATCAATGCCAGCCGCGTGGAGGACCTGTCCCCGTACTGCCCCGCCCTCATCGCCACCCAGGCCCCGCTGCTCGGCACCGCCGCCGACTTCTGGCTCATGATCTACGAGCAGAAGGTCTCCGTGGTCGTCATGTTGGTGTCCGAGCAGGAGCTGGACAAG AAGGTGCTACGGTACTTCCCGTCGGAGCGGGGCCAGCCCGTGGCTCACGGCCCCCTGACCCTGGTGCTGACCAGCCTGCGGGTGACCCCCACGCACGTGGAGCGGATGCTGACGCTGCAGTACCGCGACCAGAGCCTCAAGCGCACCGTGGCTCACCTCCAGTTCACCTCCTGGCCTGAGCT GGGCCTGCCCGACAGCAAGGGGAGCCTCCTGCGCTTCATCCAGGAGGTGCACGGGCACTACCTGCACCAGCGCCCGCTCCACACGCCCGTCGTGGTGCACTGCAG CTCCGGCGTGGGCCGCACCGGGGCCTTCTGCCTCCTGTACGCGGCCGTGCAGGAGGTGGAGGCCGGGAAGGGCATCCCGGACCTGCCGCAGCTGGTGAGGCGCATGCGGCAGCAGCGCAAGCACATGCTGCAGGAGAAG CTGCACCTCAAGTTCTGTTTCGAGGCCGTCCTGCTCCACGtggagcaggtgctgctgcGCCACGGCGTGGGGACCCCCGCGCTGCCCAAGCTCCCCAACAGCACCTCGCCCAAG CTCTACTtccagcaggacccccaggacctGGTGCTGGGGGGGGACGTTCCCATCAGCTCCATCCAGGCCACCATCGCCAAGCTCAGCATCAAACCGGGGGGGCCCAGCACAGAGCccggggggggctggggggcggACCCCACCTCCCCTCCGGACCCCACGGACCCCGAGGTGCCGCCGGTGCTTCCCGACGGCGTCGTGGATGGTGTCGGTGCCCCCCTGCCcgagccccccgccccggggccgcccctccCCGAGGCACAGGGTGACGCCGAGAGCAGCAACCACGCGGGGGAGAGTCccgaggggccgggggggccaCCAgagccccccgccgccccccctgcctcctcctcctcctcgctggAGCTGCTGGCGTCGCTCACGCCCGAAGCCTTCAGCCTGGACGCCTCCCTGAAGGGCAAACAGCGCATGAACAAGCAGAACTTCCTGCAGGCGCAGCCGGGCGAGGGGCTCCGCGGGCCCCGGCCCAGCGACGACCCCCTGAGCATGCTCGACCCCCTCTGGACACTCAACAAGGCGTGA